The Changchengzhania lutea genomic sequence TAATTACAGATGCCGTTAGCCCTTATACTACTGTAATTGGTAGTGCAGATGGAGGTTCTTTTGAAACTTACACTATGACTTCTGATACGCCTGATGGCGATTACTTTGTTATAGCTGACGTATATGCACTTGATGACTCCGATTTTGATATGGATATAACGGTAACTTTTGATCAAGGAGGAGTTGTTCAAGGAGCCGCGATTGAATTTCCTGCAGCGATGAACTCAAGAATCCTTTGTGATGAATATGTTGTTCTAGCCAAAGTTACAAAATCTGGAGAAACTTATTCTTGGACTTCTGAAAATGCAACTCTGACTAATGAACCAGCCAATGATAGTGCTGCTCCATATATAGGAACTTCAACTGTCTTACTTGATGCTTGGGCAGATTATGCTAATGGAGCCTCTGTTGAAATTGAAGCAGGAACAAGTGCCAATGAATTTTGGATAAGAAATTATACCAACCCTGCGATTACAAACACTGACACTGCATACCTGATTGTAACGATTGACGATGTTTGTGGTAATGTAACAGTAATGTCGAATGAAGACTATGATTATGGTTGTCCTACAGGAGTCGTTACAGGTTCAGGTACAGTTGATCTAAATAGTAAAACAATTGATATAACCAATACATTTGCTCTTGGTGCCGCTTGTGGAGGAGATTATCCTGGTCAACGATTTGTACTTCGATTACCGTAATTTAATTTCTATATAAAAAGAAAATTTGCGTGATGTAAAACTAAAACCACTCTATTAAAAGAGTGGTTTTTTTATACCTTTATCCCAATGGAAAACCAAACACAAATATTCGGCATTAGAGCAATTATTGAAGCTATTAATGTTGGAGAAACTACAGATAAGTTATTTCTACAAAAAGGAGAAAGAGGTGAGTTATTTAGTGAATTATAATCTTTATTAAATAGAAAATCAATCAACAAGTCTTACGTTCCTGTTGAAAAGTTGAATAGACTCACTTCAAAAAATCACAAAGGCGCCGTTGCCCAAATTTCGCCAATAGAGTTTTATAATAAAGAGCATCTTCTACTAAACGTTCTCCAATCTAGTAAAGTATACTGTATTCCATTTGATTTGTCATACACATCACATAACTTTGTGGCAATTCTTTGCGCCGTTGACCACACAAGCATCAATGGTATTGTTATCTTTCCTGTTTTGTGACTTGAGGCACCCAAGATCAAAATTTCATAATTTCAAGAATCTTAGTTTTGCTTTCAGATAGTTGTAGCAGTTTAGATTTGACTTCCTTTGACCGTGGAAGTGCATAGGTTAATTGTTGTATATCGTTGATTTCTAAAATTGCTTTTTCGATAGAGATGCCTGTTTTATTTAGACATAGTCTTCTTTCAAGTTCCTTGTATAGTGTGTAAGCCATGAAGCATATGCATATGTGGGCCTTTATACGACCATTTTTTCTGTGATATATTGGTCTTGCCCGTAGGTCTGATTTCGATATTCTAAATGCTTTTTCCACAGTCCATAAATTAGCATAAGCCTTTATTACTTCTTTAGGGTCTAAGTCCGTGTTGGTGTTGTATCCTTTCAGCCCATCCCATTTACTATCCGCTTTATATCTATCATAATCAATTTCAACCTTTGTGTCCCCTTCTAGTTTGAGATACTTATTGTAGCCCCGGTTATTGATACTTTCCTTTGTTAGCTTTCCCGTGGCTACCTTCTTCTTCAGTTTTGTTAGACCTCGTTTCCTATTAAACTCATCTTTTCGCTGCCGTTTGGTGCTGAATGAGACTACTAAGCGTCCTTTACTTGTTATAAAATCGTGAGGCTTGGTTTCTGGGATGTTCGCTTCTAATATCAAGTTTCTGATATCTTCTTTTTCACTTTTTACCCGACCGCCTAAAATATATCGAAAACCTTCTTCTTCAAGTTTCTCAATGTTCTTTTTTGAAAGTAAGGCAGCATCTGCAACGACTATGGGTTTTGCTATCGCGTAGCGTTTACATATCTGTTCAATGGCAGGTACCAGTGTTTTAGTCTCAGCTGTATTACCTTCAAAAACTTGATAAGCAATCGGGTAACCGTTCGTACTCACCAAAAGACCAATCATGATTTGAGGGTGCTGGTGTTTACCGTCTTTGGAATACCCTATCTTTCTTAACTGATCTTCTTTGTCTGTTTCAAAGTACAATGTGGTCATGTCGTAGAATACTAGACCGATCTGATTGTTCAATATTTTCTTGGTGTAGTTAAATGTGATGCCCTGTATTATATTGATGACAGGTTCAGTAAGCTTGTCCATGTACCTATAAATTGCATGCACTCCCACATCAACCTTTGCATGTCGATGCAGGTACTCTACAGTACGCAACTTGCTACCGGGCATGACAAGGCGGCTGATGACAAGTGCTTTTAGATACTCTGTATCCTTAAGAGAACTTTCATAGCCCACAGTGTTGAACAACGAACCGAAAACCAAATCCGGTCCTATCAACTGGATATTTTCATTGTATAAAGAGGAAACAAATGCATCAATTGTAAGATCTTCCGATTCAATGAATAATGAAGGTTGTTGGCTTAGCTTGTCTATCTCAAAATTAGCAATCCGTTTAAGCAAATCTACCTCTTGGGATGTCCGTCCGACTCCAACAGTTTGCAATATCTTATTTCTTCTCCCCTCTTTTTTAAGAATCTGAATACTAAACGAGCCACTTTTATTCTTTTTCTGACGTACAAACATGTCATAAATATACACATTTGAACGGGCGAGGCACCCATAACAATCATTTGAAAATTGTAACATAACTCATTGTTAGATAGTTACAACTTATTAATTTGGATGGTCACAAAACAGGTGGAGAAACTACAGATAAGTTATTTCTACAAAAAGGAGAAAGAGGTGAGTTATTTAGTGAATTATAATCTTTATTAAATAGAAAATCAATCAACAAG encodes the following:
- a CDS encoding IS1634 family transposase — its product is MLQFSNDCYGCLARSNVYIYDMFVRQKKNKSGSFSIQILKKEGRRNKILQTVGVGRTSQEVDLLKRIANFEIDKLSQQPSLFIESEDLTIDAFVSSLYNENIQLIGPDLVFGSLFNTVGYESSLKDTEYLKALVISRLVMPGSKLRTVEYLHRHAKVDVGVHAIYRYMDKLTEPVINIIQGITFNYTKKILNNQIGLVFYDMTTLYFETDKEDQLRKIGYSKDGKHQHPQIMIGLLVSTNGYPIAYQVFEGNTAETKTLVPAIEQICKRYAIAKPIVVADAALLSKKNIEKLEEEGFRYILGGRVKSEKEDIRNLILEANIPETKPHDFITSKGRLVVSFSTKRQRKDEFNRKRGLTKLKKKVATGKLTKESINNRGYNKYLKLEGDTKVEIDYDRYKADSKWDGLKGYNTNTDLDPKEVIKAYANLWTVEKAFRISKSDLRARPIYHRKNGRIKAHICICFMAYTLYKELERRLCLNKTGISIEKAILEINDIQQLTYALPRSKEVKSKLLQLSESKTKILEIMKF